The Ptychodera flava strain L36383 chromosome 14, AS_Pfla_20210202, whole genome shotgun sequence genome segment ATCCGGAGAGAGACGCACTTTACTACGACACATTCCCAGAGGGTTTCATCTGGAGCTCTGCGACTTCAGCTTACCAGATCGAAGGAGCCTGGAACGAAGACGGCAAAGGACCGAGTATCTGGGACACCTGGACTCACGAAGGTGGCAATGTCCATAACGACGAGACAGGTGATGTTGCCTGCGACAGTTACCATAAATACAAAGAGGACGTTGCTATGATGAAGAACTTAGGTTTGAAATATTACAGGTTTTCCATCGCTTGGTCACGGGTTTTGCCAAACGGCACCATAGACAATATCAACGAGCTTGGCATACAATACTACAACAATCTGATCGATGAACTAATAGCAAACGGTATCCAGCCTATGGTTACTTTGTACCACTGGGATCTACCTCAAGCACTTCACGACAGCTACGGAGGATGGATGAGCGAAGACATCGTGGAGGACTTCGCCAACTACGCATCTCTTTGCTTCGAAAGGTTCGGCGACAGAGTGAAATTCTGGCTTACTTTCAACGAACCGTGGATCATATCATTGCTCGGTTACGAAAGCGGCGTGTTCGCACCTGGCGTACAAGAATCAGGGACAACTCCGTACATCGTCACCCACAATCTCATCAAGTCACACGCAAGAGCTTGGCACATTTACGATGAAGAATACAGAAGCACCCAGGAGGGCGAAGTGGGCATCACGTTGAACTCCGACTGGAATGAGCCGCACAACAGAAGCAATCCCGACCACGTCGCAGCGTCCGATCAAGCCATGCAGTTCAACCTGGGCTGGTTTGCGCACCCAATTTACAAAAACGGCGACTACCCAGAAATCATGAAGACTAGAATCGCCAACATTAGCGCCCAGCAAGGTTACCCCAAGTCACGGTTGCCAGAATTCACCGAGGAAGAGAAAGCTTACATCGCCAAAACGGGGGATTTCTTTGGTTTGAATCACTACAGTTCAAACTATGTTGTCAATGCCGACAGCGTTGACTACAGCACTCCACCGAGCTGGGGCAAAGACGCGAATATCCCTACTTGGAAAGAAGAAGAGTGGCCGTCATCGGGCTCGGATTGGCTGAAGCCCGTACCCTGGGGGATCCGACAAATTTTGATCTGGATCGACAAAGAGTACGACGGAATCGAGAGCTATGTCACAGAGAACGGTGTGTCAACGAAAGATGTCTTTGAACTGAATGATGAAAGCAGAATTAAATTCTACAAGTCTTACATCAATGAAGTACTGAAGGGTAAGTGCAAACACAACCATtatgaaataatgacaaaacaaaAAGCGATATTGATTCTCTCTGTGCAACCGTCCTATGAAAGATGTTGTTTCCCTATTTTACTGCACCTTGAACAcaagcagttttgtctatttgTTTCCTAATGAACTTGGACGAATCAGACAAGTGTTACTTATACTTGAAGCAGGCAAActtctattttatttcaagCCTACGTATCTGTTGCTGACTTGTTCATTTAAAgggcggtggtcgtcggaacggcgcatgtgcaactttcttggttacaaacattgtatttcgtgcactatatatagatgcatcatgtcaaaatagctgcaacttttaaattttaaaacgtACATcaagacaaacatgttttaactttcaaaaatcGCCAACGTTGCTCGGATACAGAGTTtatatcggtcgtaggggtccctagcgacctttgagcgccgtTCCAACGACCACCaccctttaaggtagtacgtgGTTCGAAATAGAacggcttaaacttttgctcaagcttttcctaaggaaactttaaacaacATCTTCCTacgtcaacaacaaaaatcaggggtcgcaATGCAAAATATGGCTCGAGAGAAACAGCTTTTACAATACCCAATATGTGTACCggctcttgaaattcaaagtggccgccattcctgtgttaacgctGTTGCGAAATCttacattttcgattttttcacaaaaataagctggtgaaaGCTGTATTTACTCCATTAGCTTAATTGAACTTCCACGGGTGGCACTACCAAACCAGTACCGTAAAAAGTTTGAGATTtcaaatatctatccccgaggcgcattttaGCAGTTTTAGCTGTCCTTGACCGCTAGCGTTGCGTCATCGTAATCGAGAAGCTTCATAACCATATCAGTCAGGCAAACATTAACATATAGCACCCGTTTGGTAAATGCAGTTTGGAGTCCAAACAAATGCTCTTCCCAATCGGACTGATAATATCGTGTAAATCTAAGGTCATAGCAATTGTTGAGATCATCGTTTTTATTTTGATCTGATGATTAGTTTAAATTTTGGAAAGAAGAAACCTGACTTGATTAATATAATAAGGCAGAATGAATGTACCTCATGGATGGGATAATCGGagtctcaaatttttccaatacttttctTGGTGCTCATTGTCAAGATATTGcagtaagaaaaaatttcaccgttttatttttccgaaaatttccCAAGTTTACACAGTGAGGGCAatcatcttgaatttcaaataacggTAATTATatcatagctttgtcaatagtgaattttgtgaccccccccccccccgccattattactgataatgtttcTGAATATCCATTATCGTAGCCTCAGCTGTTTTCTACATCTGCAAAGTTCCTGGCATAACCAAGTTTGCTTCGTCCATTGTGGGCCGAGAGGGAGGGAATATGATTTGTTTTTCGAGTTTGAATTTcgaactttgcacggtgacccctgatatttatttttttatttggtaataGGATGGTTCAAAGTTCCAGCGAGGAATGTTTGAACGAGTCGCATTTAACATTCTTACCTATTCGAGTGTTTACAGTTATGTCTGCCGACATGGCCAAAACAGTCAACCCTTTTGACCTGTCGAGAAAGTAGAGGAGTTTATGAAACATCAATTCGTATTTTATTCTaacacttacttacttacttgagTGGGCAATCGCTGTGTCTGCTAAATGTCTGTCTTGCCCACTCAGACAAAAAAAATAGTGCTGGGACTTCAATTCTTACTTTAATTTACTGTCGATGTTTATTGCTGTGTCTACTAATGCGGCTTAACACTCAGATAACCTTTTGTCTTGTCCAATCAGAGAAGtcgtattttatttgaaataaccCGTTACAGTTATACTGCATCTAGGTGACCAGAGAGACCGCCCTTTGACTGGCATCCATTTAATAAAACCTGCTAAAAACCTTGAAGGaaagtggtcgtcggaactctgctcagaGGTTGCCAGGGACACCTACAACTAGTGTTGACAGTGTTTCTAgtgtacgttggcgattgatgaaagttaaaacacgttttttaacaataaatgtcgtaaaatttaaatgttacagttATGTTtacatgatgcatctagatatcatgcatgaaattcattgtttgtaaacaagaaagtcgcacacgcgcagttccgacgaccgcctcCCTTTCAAATGCATGGTTTTTTTCTTACATCGATTCTGCAATGTGTCCATTGGCTCACAGTGAATTCTTATCTGACTTTGAACAGACAGAGGGGTTGCTCTGAACCAAGTGATTTCGGTACTGACCTTTGGCAACAATTTGTAAAGCTGTCTTCTATACTTCTATCAGAAATACCATTGTCACCCCTGAAAGCGCACCATCTGAACAAACAACGTACCAAATACAGAGCAACCATTTGTCATCATAATTCATAAGTAAACAATAACGTTGGGTGTGACATGTGTGGCTGACAGTTATGCTTATGCGTAAAGCCATATCTCTACAGAGATAAGACCTGCATGCCTAGCTATCAGATCAAATTATCGGCATAGCTTCGGCTATATCGTAAAATACCTGACGTTTGATAAGCTGCATTTGTtttcatatattcaaattttagcTGTGAAGATCGATGGAGCAAACTGCCGAGGTTACGCAGCCTGGTCTCTCATGGACAACTTTGAGTGGGGTGCAGGATACAGCGAACGATTCGGTATGCATTACGTCGATTTCACCGACGACGACCGACCACGTCAGCCGAAGAACTCcgccttgttctactcctcgcTCGTCAAGGATAACGGATACGTCGTGGGTAGTAGCTGCGTTGCAGTCATTTCGACGTCACTTCTTCTGTTGACACTGTTTTCAAGTCTGTTCAGGTCGCTTTGTTAATTTAATAAATTGTGAATCTGATAGAATCATGGGAACTTTTTGTATGCATGCAAACAAACTATATATCACCCTCAATATTTCGGAGCATGTAAAATTTGATGTCTCACCGAAAGAAATTTTAAACTCCAAGTGCCATTTCGATAGTTATCGGGTCTTACGTAGTTTTGCAAGACAGCATTTGGGCATAGACAGAGATGTCATGTAAATATTGTTGGAATTTATCATTATCATATTTAGCAAGGGTGACCGAGAATGCTATCTTACAAGAACAGAACGATGAAAGTTTATTATTTTCAACATCACCCTTACATGTAATTCTTAATGTGGTTGTAACCTGCACTGTGTTGAATTTTCCCTGAACTTTCAATTACTTTTTAATTGTAAACAATGCGTTTTGTTTGCAAGGCCAATACcttgtatttcaacacattttgcGAAGAAGAAGTGAATATGCTCGTTTTTCtagaacaaaaattaaaatattctctAAAGTTACAGCTGTTGTGTACTCATTGAAGTGGCATCCCATGATGACTCTTGTGCTGAGGATCCAACCTTCAGATGGCCACGTCAACTTTTTGTGACGAGGGTCCGGTGTTCATTTCAGTATATATTTAAATTCCCTGAATCGTTGTCATTTTTTATACACGTTAGAAATAAAATCAAACTTATCGAGCCCTTCACGGTCTTGTCACAATACTTACTCtcgtcatttgcataattttgaagCGATGAAATTTAGGTTTAGAAACTAGAAGCACGTGAAGAAAAGAAGCAGTGAGGGACAGAAACCATTGTACCCATTTTAGAAAAGCGTTCTGGCAACTTTAGGAACATGTGTATATTCAGTGACGTCATTGTGAAGTCTTAAACACTGCTagtgttgtatattttagaGATTTACAGTCCAAAATATCATACAGACCATACTGTTCATAGGATTAAGATTCAGTAACAAAAATCACATGGAAATTAACATAGGATGACTGAGCATACAGTGAATATTGGTCGAAACGGACTCTTTTAATGCGACATCATCACCGAAATACTTCTCTCCTAGATGTGCCTCAAAGAAGGTCATCGCGTTTCGCTGAAAAGCGTGTTTGATGGCAGCGTCTGTGTGGTTAGAGAGACTGTGGTATCTGTTAACAATCGATTTCAATGCCACAGTATTTGGATTTGTCTTAAATAGTCCATAATTCTAGGGAATTAGACCCCGTGCAAGgccgtgcatgcatgcatgcatgcatacacggCCTTTATATACATAGCCCTGTAAGTGAAaacaccatggatgtaaaaaagaaACGTACTGACATTCCGTCCAGAACGACAAATCACATATATGATATAGAGTAATTTTGTGATCAGCCCTAACTTTAGATATCTGATTTCGACTTCATTGTCGATATTTTTTGAGATATGGAAAAAGTCAACAACGGCAAATGCTGTATTGAGAAACGAGAAAGCGACCTGTCGTGTCACCTTACCCTTTCACCTGCACTGACATATTTGGACAGGCGGTAATTTATGGATGCTGGCACTTCtcgtgaaaaaaaaactttgactgAGAAAGGGCGATTACctttaaaacagtaaaaaacaaCGCCAAATATAAAGCTATATGTCATCACAAATCTAGGAGATACGATAACTCTGTCAGTAATATCATATTGATAAGATTGTCCTCCATTTGCAATAGCCATTAATCAACTTATCACTGTACCGCCGAGGTTGTATCCATTCCTTTGTGAGTGCAATTTGCTTAATAATCTTCAGGGGTTTTTTCGGGTGCAATTGTTCGCAACAGGCCCGCGAGATGAAAACAAAGTTTCATGACGCTCCCCGAGAAAGTGGAGTGACTTCTTACAAGTTACAAAGGTAACATacatccaaaaatgacagtttgaAGCATTTTATCTTTCCGTGCTCGACGAAACTTTAATCCACTTTCCTTCACAATTTAAGAagtaaattcaattcaattcaccgatatttgaaatgaaatggcCACCAATGCTATATAGGGAAATCGTAGCTATAGCTGTGGACTGGAAGTCCGTCGCTGGAAGAAGGACCGTACTGAACCCTTCCTCTGTAGCCCTATAATTATACAGCCCTGCCCCGCGAGCGAGGCATCTTCCTGTCCAGTGCAGCTGTACAGGGAGCGATGCTACAAGATGAACTTTTTAAAAATCTCTCAGTAAGGTCTATATTTCAATCATCAGGTGATATGATCACTCAGACCGATTATCAGCGTGAGCTTATCCTAGCAGAAGCTGTGTTCTATCGGAACACGCACGAGAAGCGTGACACGAAATTAGCATGCGTGTATTTATATTAC includes the following:
- the LOC139149290 gene encoding cytosolic beta-glucosidase-like, with protein sequence MASLLAKTLCFILLLAVSSASDPEFVYDDVFNDPERDALYYDTFPEGFIWSSATSAYQIEGAWNEDGKGPSIWDTWTHEGGNVHNDETGDVACDSYHKYKEDVAMMKNLGLKYYRFSIAWSRVLPNGTIDNINELGIQYYNNLIDELIANGIQPMVTLYHWDLPQALHDSYGGWMSEDIVEDFANYASLCFERFGDRVKFWLTFNEPWIISLLGYESGVFAPGVQESGTTPYIVTHNLIKSHARAWHIYDEEYRSTQEGEVGITLNSDWNEPHNRSNPDHVAASDQAMQFNLGWFAHPIYKNGDYPEIMKTRIANISAQQGYPKSRLPEFTEEEKAYIAKTGDFFGLNHYSSNYVVNADSVDYSTPPSWGKDANIPTWKEEEWPSSGSDWLKPVPWGIRQILIWIDKEYDGIESYVTENGVSTKDVFELNDESRIKFYKSYINEVLKAVKIDGANCRGYAAWSLMDNFEWGAGYSERFGMHYVDFTDDDRPRQPKNSALFYSSLVKDNGYVVGSSCVAVISTSLLLLTLFSSLFRSLC